AAGCCCGAGCCGAAGCCGGTGGTGGCCGAGCCCGCGCAGCCGAGCCGCTCGGACGACGAGGACCTGCCGGCCCCGCCGCCTCCGCCGGTGGCGAAGAAGGAGCCGCCGCCCCGCATTCAGGAGCCGCCGCGTCCCGCCATTCCGGCGGAGCCCGCCCGGAAGGACATCTCCGAGTGGGACCCCAACGGCGACTGACGCCGTCTGCCGCACGAGCACGCAGCCAGAAGCCCTCCGCGAGGCAGCCTGCCTTCGGAGGGCTTCGTTCTTCAGCCCGCGCGCTCGCGCTCCACGTCCAGGACGCGCTGCCAGAGCGCGAAGGGCGACACGCCCACGTAGCCGCTCTCCTGGCCGTCGTTGCACTCGATGACGATCCACCGGCCGGACACCTCCTGGGCCACGTCGACGACGAGGAACGGGAGCACGACCCGGCGCGCCGCCTCGCCCGCGAGCGCCAAGGCGTCCCGCTCTTCCTGGGGCGTCAGCGCGTACGGCGTCCCCTGCCACCAGTAGGGCCCGAAGCCCACCAGCTGCTGCCGCCACCAGAAGGTGCGGAACTCGAACGAGCGCGGCAGCGCGTCCGCGCCCTGCGTGTCGTCCACGCGCCGCAGGGGCCGCAGCTCGCGGCACACCACCTGCTGCCAGTGCAGGATGTCGTCCTGAGCGTAGGCGTCCATGGCCTGGCGGAAGGCCTCCGGTCCCTCGATGATGGAGAGGGACTTGCGATGGCGGCTCGTCTGCCGCGCGCCCTTGAGGAACACCGGCCAGCCCAGCTGCGCCTCCACCGTGCGCGCGTCCGGAGGCGTGTCGAACCAGCGGCTCCGGGGCGTCAGGTCCTCCAGCAGCGGATACCAGCGCGGAAGCTCCGTCGCGAGCAGGTGCTGCTCCGGCGAATGCACCAGCCGCACGCCCTGCGCCTCCAGCTCGCGGTAGCGCTCCGCGTAGTCGGGCCACGCGCCCGCGCGCGCGACGACTTCGATGGGCTCGTCGGGCAGCACATACGGCCGGCGGCACGCGAAGAACCGGTCGAAGGCGAAGTCATAGACGCCCTTCCCCGTCGCCGCGGTGAGCAGCCACAGGCGGTCCTCGACCTTCAGGAGGTCCTCTCCGGGACGCAGCATGGACGGCAGCGTGCGTCCGCCGCCCTTCCCGGGTCAACGCCCTCAGCCCGCGCGCACCACCACCGGCGCGGCCTTCACCGGCACACCCTGCGTCAGCCGCACGCCCACGAGCACCAGCGCGCCACCCAGCGCCAGCTCCCAGTGCAGCGCTTCATCCAGGAAGAGCCACGCGACCAGCGCCGTCACCGCCGGTTGCAGGTTGGAGAAGATGGCCACGCGCGACGCGGGCACCTTGGACAGCGCGTAGGACCAGAGCAGGTACGCCACCACCGACGTCATCAGCCCCACGTACACGATGGAGGCCTTCGCCGCGGCGCTGGAGGCCCACACCGCCTCGGGCTCCAGCACGAACGGGGCGAGCGGCAGCTGCAACACCGTGGCGACCGTCATCGTCCAGGCCGTCGCGCGCAGCGGTCCATGCTCGGTGGCCAGGGACTTTCCTTCCGTCGTGTAGACCACCCACGCCACCACCGCCGCGAGGATGAGCAGGTCGCCCTCCAGCGTGCCCCGCGCGCTCGCGAGTCCCCGGCCCAGGAGCAGCACCACCACGCCCACCAGCGCCGTGAGGATGCCCGCCGTCGTCCGCGTGGAAGCCCGCTCCCGGCCCAGCACCAGGCTGGCCACGTACACGCCCAGCGGCGTGAGCGCGTAGAACAGCGCCGCGTGCGCCGCCGTGGAGCGCGACAGGCCGGAGAAGAACAGCGTCTGGTTCACCGGCCCGCCCATCAGCCCCAGCAGCGCGATGCGCGGCCACGCATGGCGCGGCGGCAGCTTCCGCCCCGGTGTCAGCGCGAGCAGCGCCACGAACGCGACGCCGCAGACGAGGAAGCGCCACAGCACCACCGTGAACGGCGACAGCTCCGTCATCGCCCGCTTCGCGGCCAGGTACGTGCCCGCGCTGATCAGCACCTGCACCGTCAGCGCCGCGTACACCCGCCCGAGCGGCGGAGTCTCGGCGGACGGCGTCACGGCTCCAGTTGCAGAAGCGCCCATCGTGCGGCGCTGCGTACCAGCTCGCTGTCGTCGCCGCTGAGTTTTTCGAGCAGCGGCCGGGCGTGCGCCTGCCGTGCGACGCCCAGTGCATAGACAGCGTTGCGCCTCAAACCGTCGTACCGCGCGCGCGCCAGCGCCGTGCCTGGAATGAGTTCCTTGTATTGCTCGGGTGTCAGCGCCGCCAGCTCCAGCGTGCCCAGCGAGGCCACCGCGCGGGGCATGAAACGCTCGTCGTCCGCGAACACCGGCTTGCGGTTCAGCGGGCACACCTGCTGGCAGATGTCGCAGCCGAAGATGAGGTTGTCGAACTTGAGCCGGAACGCCTCCGGCACGTCACGGTCGCGGTTCTCGATGGTCTGGTACGACAGGCACGCGCGCGCATCCACCTGCCGGTTGCCCACCAGTGCGCCCGTGGGACACGCCATGAGACACCGCCGGCAGGAACCGCACCGGTCCGCCACCGGTCCATCCGGGTACGCGTCCACCTCCGCGTCCAGGATGAGCGTGGCCAGCAGCACCCACGAGCCGTGCGACTCCGTGATGAGACAGCCGTTCTTGCCCACGTAGCCCAGGCCGCCGCGAGCGGCCCAGACCTTCTCCATCATGGGTCCGCTGTCCACGCCGCCGTAGGTGCCCAGCCCCGGGTACCAGGCGTTGATCGTCTTGCGGAACGCCTTCATCCGGTCGCGCAGCGTGGAGTGGTAGTCGCGGCCCCTCGCGTACCGCGCGATGGGTGAGCCCTGCGACGGCTCATCGTCCCGCCAGTAGTTGTTCGCGAATGACAGCACCGTGCGCGCTCCCGGAAGGAGCACCGACACGTCGAGCCGCTCCTCCGCGCGCGATCCCATCCAGTCCATGTCCGCGTCGTAGCCGGCCTCCAGCCACGACATCAGCGACGACGGCGGAATGGGCTCCGCGCGCGCGAAGCCGATGAGGTCGAAGCCCACGTCCTGGGCGAGCTGCCGGAGCCGGGCAGTGGGCAGTTGCGTCGCGTACACGGCTTACTTCGTCGGCTTCTCGGGGATCCACTTCACGTCCGGCAGGCCGGCGCGGAAGTTCACCAGCCGGGCCACCACGAAGAGCAGGTCCGACAGGCGGTTCAGGTACATGGCCACGGCGGGCGGGGCCTTGTCCTCGCGAAGCAGCGTCACCACCCGGCGCTCGGCGCGGCGGCACACCGTGCGCGACAGGTGCAGCGCCGCGGCCGCGGGCGAGCCTCCCGGGAGGATGAAGTGCGTCATCTTCGGCAGCTCCTCCTCATAGCGGTCGATGTGGCGCTCCATCTCCTCCACCCACTCCGGGCGCAGCTCCGGGATGTGGGCCGCCGCCTTGGTGTGCGGCGGCGTGGCCAGCACCGCGCCCACCGTGAAGAGCTGGTCCTGGATGCGCTGGAGGAAGTGCTCCAGGTCCGCCGGCAGCGGGAACGTGCGGGCAAGGCCCAGCGTGGCGTTGAGCTCGTCCACCTCGCCGTAGGCGTCCACCAGCGCGTCGTCCTTCGCCACGCGGCCACCGCCGAAGAGGCCCGTCTCCCCGGCGTCGCCGGTCTTCGTGTAAATCTTCATGGCAGCCCTTTTTTAGCGATGCGACACATGCGCCGCTGTGCGGTGGAGACCCGCGATCATTATTTTGATCACCCGTTCGACCCCGCCTAGGAAAAAGGGCCCAATGCAGCCATACCTGAGTCTGATGGAGCACGTCCTGAAGCACGGGACGAAGAAGGGCGACCGGACCGGCACGGGGACGCTGAGCCTCTTCGGCCACCAGCTCCGCTTCGACCTCACCCAGGGCTTCCCCCTGGTGACGACGAAGAAGCTCCACCTGAAGTCCATCATCCACGAGCTCCTGTGGATGCTCCGGGGCGACTCCAACGTGCGCTCGCTCCAGGAGGTGGGGGTCACCATCTGGGACGAGTGGGCCAACGCGGACGGAAGCCTGGGCCCCGTGTACGGCCACCAGTGGCGCTCCTGGAACACGCCGGACGGCGGCCACGTGGATCAGATGCAGCAGCTGGTGGACGGGCTGAAGAAGAACCCGGACTCGCGCCGCCACTTGGTGAGCGCGTGGAACGTGGCGGACGTGCCGTCCATGAAGCTGCCGCCCTGCCACGTGATGTTCCAGTTCTACGTGGCGGACGGGAAGCTCTCCTGCCAGCTCTACCAGCGCAGCGCGGACATCTTCCTGGGGCTGCCCTTCAACATCGCGTCGTACTCGCTGCTCACGATGATGGTGGCGCAGGCCACGGGACTCACCGCGCACGAGTTCATCCACACCGTGGGTGACGCGCACCTGTACCTGAACCACGTGGAGCAGGCGCAGGAGCAGCTCAAGCGCGAGCCGCGCCCCCTGCCGCGCATGCACCTGAACCCGGACGTGAAGGAACTGTTCGCCTTCCGCTACGAGGACTTCACGCTGGAAGGCTACGACCCGCACCCCGCCATCAAGGCGCCCGTGGCCGTATGAGCCCGCGCGTGTCCGCCATCGTCGCCATGGCGGCGAACCGCGTCATCGGCCAGGGCAACACCCTGCCCTGGCGCCTGCCGCCGGACCTGGCGCGCTTCAAGCGTCTGACCCTGGGCCACACCCTGGTCATGGGTCGCAAGACGTACGACTCCATCGGGAGGCCCCTACCCGGCCGCACCACCGTGGTCCTCACCCGCCAGCGGGACTGGGCCGCCCCGGCTGGCGTCCACGTGGCCCAC
This DNA window, taken from Corallococcus coralloides DSM 2259, encodes the following:
- a CDS encoding dihydrofolate reductase, with amino-acid sequence MSPRVSAIVAMAANRVIGQGNTLPWRLPPDLARFKRLTLGHTLVMGRKTYDSIGRPLPGRTTVVLTRQRDWAAPAGVHVAHTVDEALHQARGDSEVFIAGGADLYAQTQALWHRLYLTRIERDFPGDAFFPSVDLTGWRLVEEERHPEGDLPFGFFTYELQG
- a CDS encoding cob(I)yrinic acid a,c-diamide adenosyltransferase is translated as MKIYTKTGDAGETGLFGGGRVAKDDALVDAYGEVDELNATLGLARTFPLPADLEHFLQRIQDQLFTVGAVLATPPHTKAAAHIPELRPEWVEEMERHIDRYEEELPKMTHFILPGGSPAAAALHLSRTVCRRAERRVVTLLREDKAPPAVAMYLNRLSDLLFVVARLVNFRAGLPDVKWIPEKPTK
- a CDS encoding ATP-grasp domain-containing protein, producing the protein MLRPGEDLLKVEDRLWLLTAATGKGVYDFAFDRFFACRRPYVLPDEPIEVVARAGAWPDYAERYRELEAQGVRLVHSPEQHLLATELPRWYPLLEDLTPRSRWFDTPPDARTVEAQLGWPVFLKGARQTSRHRKSLSIIEGPEAFRQAMDAYAQDDILHWQQVVCRELRPLRRVDDTQGADALPRSFEFRTFWWRQQLVGFGPYWWQGTPYALTPQEERDALALAGEAARRVVLPFLVVDVAQEVSGRWIVIECNDGQESGYVGVSPFALWQRVLDVERERAG
- a CDS encoding thymidylate synthase; protein product: MQPYLSLMEHVLKHGTKKGDRTGTGTLSLFGHQLRFDLTQGFPLVTTKKLHLKSIIHELLWMLRGDSNVRSLQEVGVTIWDEWANADGSLGPVYGHQWRSWNTPDGGHVDQMQQLVDGLKKNPDSRRHLVSAWNVADVPSMKLPPCHVMFQFYVADGKLSCQLYQRSADIFLGLPFNIASYSLLTMMVAQATGLTAHEFIHTVGDAHLYLNHVEQAQEQLKREPRPLPRMHLNPDVKELFAFRYEDFTLEGYDPHPAIKAPVAV
- the queG gene encoding tRNA epoxyqueuosine(34) reductase QueG, which gives rise to MYATQLPTARLRQLAQDVGFDLIGFARAEPIPPSSLMSWLEAGYDADMDWMGSRAEERLDVSVLLPGARTVLSFANNYWRDDEPSQGSPIARYARGRDYHSTLRDRMKAFRKTINAWYPGLGTYGGVDSGPMMEKVWAARGGLGYVGKNGCLITESHGSWVLLATLILDAEVDAYPDGPVADRCGSCRRCLMACPTGALVGNRQVDARACLSYQTIENRDRDVPEAFRLKFDNLIFGCDICQQVCPLNRKPVFADDERFMPRAVASLGTLELAALTPEQYKELIPGTALARARYDGLRRNAVYALGVARQAHARPLLEKLSGDDSELVRSAARWALLQLEP
- a CDS encoding DMT family transporter; this encodes MGASATGAVTPSAETPPLGRVYAALTVQVLISAGTYLAAKRAMTELSPFTVVLWRFLVCGVAFVALLALTPGRKLPPRHAWPRIALLGLMGGPVNQTLFFSGLSRSTAAHAALFYALTPLGVYVASLVLGRERASTRTTAGILTALVGVVVLLLGRGLASARGTLEGDLLILAAVVAWVVYTTEGKSLATEHGPLRATAWTMTVATVLQLPLAPFVLEPEAVWASSAAAKASIVYVGLMTSVVAYLLWSYALSKVPASRVAIFSNLQPAVTALVAWLFLDEALHWELALGGALVLVGVRLTQGVPVKAAPVVVRAG